A genomic region of Vitis vinifera cultivar Pinot Noir 40024 chromosome 7, ASM3070453v1 contains the following coding sequences:
- the LOC132254111 gene encoding uncharacterized protein LOC132254111: MYIKTKISAGIHGSIEQHENVRELLKAIDEQFVTSDKALASTLIMKFTSLKLTGVRGVREHIMEMRDIVAQLKKLEVEMSESFLVHFILNTLPPQYGPFKISYNTHKDKWSINELMTMCVQEEGRLLMEQGESAMLVTQRKGKKGKSQASQKGKQQIPPKSDIKKDEKCFFCKKKGHVKKKCLKFQNWLEKKGYAKPKEANDK, translated from the exons ATGTACATTAAGACAAAAATCAGTGCTGGTATACATGGTTCAATCGAGCAACATGAGAATGTCCGTGAATTGCTAAAGGCTATTGACGAGCAATTCGTCACTTCAGATAAAGCCTTGGCAAGCAccctaattatgaagttcacaTCCCTGAAGCTCACCGGTGTAAGAGGTGTGCGTGAACATATCATGGAGATGAGGGACATTGTGGCTCAATTGAAGAAACTCGAGGTAGAAATGTCTGAATCTTTCTTGGTGCACTTTATTCTTAACACTCTTCCACCTCAGTATggacctttcaaaatctcttacaacacacataaggataagtggtctatcaatgaattgatgaccatgtgtgttcaagaggaaGGAAGGTTATTGATGGAACAAGGAGAAAGTGCCATGCTGGTGAcgcaaaggaaaggaaagaaaggaaaatctcaagcTAGTCAGAAAGGGAAGCAACAAATTCCTCCCAAATCTGACATTAAGAAAgacgaaaagtgttttttctgtaaaaagaaaggacacgtgaagaagaaatgtctgaaatttcagaattggcttgagaagaaag ggtatgcaaaacctaaggaagccaatgacaagtga
- the LOC100240826 gene encoding 3-ketoacyl-CoA synthase 20-like yields MDELLGKTGVKGEEIGIVVVHSSIFNTVPSLASMIVNRYKLGKNVLSYNLSGMGCSAGLLSIGLAKDLLKVHRNSYALVVTTEIITQGCYMGNNPSKLIGNCCFRMGGAAVFLSNRPSDRSSSKYQLIHTVHTNTASSDCSYNCIIQEKDHEGHVGITINKDLLVVVSEIIKSNVATLAPLILPASERLLYLANYLIRYFHVANIKPYVPNVKRAVDHFFPHVGAKPILDKVARSLRMSEGQMEASRMTLYRFGNTSSSSVWYELAYAEAKGRIKRGDRVWQIAYGSGFKCSSAFWKAIRTIDREKMNPWSDVIDEFPVVDPHSTETFPYAFESSKSK; encoded by the exons ATGGATGAGTTACTGGGCAAGACCGGGGTGAAGGGTGAGGAGATAGGGATAGTGGTGGTGCATAGTAGTATTTTTAACACTGTTCCgtctctagcttccatgattgtGAATAGATACAAGCTTGGTAAGAATGTTTTGAGCTACAATCTGAGTGGAATGGGGTGCAGTGCTGGACTCTTGTCCATTGGGCTTGCCAAAGACCTTCTCAAG GTGCACCGTAATTCGTATGCCCTAGTGGTGACCACAGAGATTATCACTCAAGGCTGCTACATGGGAAACAATCCATCCAAGCTCATCGGCAATTGTTGCTTTCGTATGGGTGGCGCCGCGGTTTTCCTCTCCAACCGACCCTCCGATCGAAGCAGCTCCAAGTACCAGCTCATCCACACTGTCCACACCAACACCGCAAGCTCTGATTGTTCGTACAACTGCATCATCCAGGAAAAGGACCATGAGGGCCACGTGGGTATTACCATCAACAAAGATCTCTTAGTCGTGGTCTCCGAGATCATTAAATCCAACGTAGCCACATTGGCTCCCCTGATCCTCCCTGCATCAGAACGACTCCTCTATCTTGCCAACTATTTAATTAGGTATTTCCATGTGGCAAACATCAAACCGTACGTGCCAAATGTCAAGCGTGCAGTGGATCATTTCTTCCCTCATGTGGGTGCAAAGCCCATACTGGACAAAGTGGCGAGGAGCTTGAGAATGAGTGAGGGACAAATGGAAGCTTCTAGAATGACCTTGTATAGGTTTGGGAATACATCGAGTAGTTCAGTATGGTATGAGCTAGCTTATGCAGAGGCCAAGGGTAGGATCAAGAGGGGTGATCGTGTGTGGCAGATTGCATATGGGTCTGGCTTTAAATGTAGTAGTGCGTTTTGGAAAGCCATTAGGACCATTGATCGTGAGAAAATGAATCCTTGGAGCGATGTGATTGATGAGTTTCCAGTGGTGGACCCGCATAGCACTGAAACATTTCCTTATGCTTTTGAGTCATCAAAATCAAAGTGA
- the LOC100263090 gene encoding 3-ketoacyl-CoA synthase 20-like: MFLLGFISNDLLGFLISQSGFIMPAAAIMVGLTLIAFMLYLFAFGSSPKIFLLDFACYKPPSSLACTKEMVIERLKLHGNFSDESLELMKKLMKTSGLGEATYLSEGLLREPLDMSTEAARKEAEMVVFGAVDELLGKTGVKGEEIGIVVVHSSIFNTVPSLASMIVNRYKLRENVLSYNMSGMGCSAGLLSIGLAKDLLKVHCNSYALVVTTEIITQGCYMGKDPSKLIGNCIFRMGGAAVLLSNRLSDRNNSKYQLIHTVHTNTASSDRSYNCIIQEKDHEGHVGITISKDLLVVASEIIKSNVATLAPLIFPASERLLYLINYLIRYFHVASIELYVPNVKCAVDHFFPHVGAKPILDKVARNLRMSEGQMEASRMTLYRFGNTSSSSVWYELAYAEAKGRIKRGDRVWQIAYGSGFKCSSAFWKAIRTVDREKMNPWSDVIDEFPVVDPHNTEIFPYAFELSKSK; encoded by the exons atgtttctccttgGATTCATATCAAACGATCTCTTAGGGTTTCTGATCAGCCAGTCCGGTTTCATCATGCCGGCAGCGGCCATCATGGTGGGCTTAACCCTAATTGCTTTTATGTTATACCTTTTCGCCTTTGGGTCTTCTCCTAAAATTTTCTTGTTAGATTTTGCATGCTACAAACCCCCCAGCTCTTTAGCATGCACTAAGGAAATGGTGATTGAGAGGTTGAAGCTGCATGGGAATTTCTCTGACGAGAGTCtggaattgatgaagaaactaATGAAGACGTCGGGACTAGGCGAGGCTACGTACTTGTCTGAGGGACTACTTAGGGAGCCGCTGGATATGTCGACGGAGGCGGCGAGGAAAGAGGCGGAGATGGTGGTGTTCGGAGCTGTGGATGAGTTACTGGGCAAGACCGGGGTGAAGGGTGAGGAGATAGGGATAGTGGTGGTGCATAGCAGTATTTTTAACACTGTTCCATCCCTGGCTTCCATGATTGTGAATAGATATAAGCTTCGTGAGAATGTTTTGAGCTACAATATGAGTGGAATGGGGTGCAGTGCTGGACTCTTATCCATCGGGCTTGCCAAAGACCTTCTCAAG GTGCACTGTAATTCGTATGCATTAGTGGTGACTACTGAGATTATCACTCAAGGTTGTTACATGGGGAAAGATCCATCCAAGCTCATTGGCAACTGCATCTTCCGCATGGGTGGCGCCGCAGTTCTCCTCTCCAACCGACTATCTGATCGCAACAACTCCAAGTACCAACTCATCCACACCGTCCACACCAACACTGCAAGCTCTGATCGTTCGTACAATTGCATCATCCAGGAAAAAGACCATGAAGGCCACGTAGGTATCACTATCAGCAAAGATCTCTTGGTCGTGGCCTCTGAGATCATTAAATCCAATGTAGCCACACTGGCTCCCTTGATCTTCCCCGCATCAGAACGACTCCTCTATCTTATCAACTATTTAATTAGGTATTTCCATGTAGCAAGCATCGAGCTGTATGTGCCAAATGTCAAGTGTGCAGTGGATCATTTCTTCCCTCATGTGGGTGCAAAGCCCATACTAGACAAAGTGGCGAGGAACTTGAGAATGAGTGAGGGACAAATGGAAGCTTCTAGAATGACCTTGTATAGGTTTGGGAATACATCGAGTAGTTCAGTATGGTATGAGCTAGCTTATGCAGAGGCCAAAGGTAGGATCAAGAGGGGTGATCGTGTGTGGCAGATTGCATATGGGTCTGGCTTTAAATGTAGTAGTGCATTTTGGAAAGCCATCAGGACTGTTGATCGTGAGAAAATGAATCCTTGGAGCGATGTGATTGATGAATTTCCAGTGGTGGACCCGCACAACACCGAAATATTTCCTTACGCTTTTGAGCTGTCAAAGTCAAAGTGA
- the LOC100263120 gene encoding 3-ketoacyl-CoA synthase 2, translating to MISHAIFVLSFMENHLLMLLTNHPKLNFMLQVTLCLTLMAFMLNLFMANPCRKVYLLDFACYKPANSLQCTKEMFLERCRRVGNFSEDSLDFIKKTLERSGLGESTYLPEGLMRFYPPNTCMEEARKEAEMVMFGAVDELLAKTGLKGKEIGIVVVNCTIFNPVPSLSSMIVNRYKLGENVLSYNLGGMGCSGGVRAISLAKHLLQVHHNSYALVLSTENITPNCYMGHDRSKILINCLFRVGAAAILLSNRPSDRRCSKYQLIHTVDTHTASSDRSYNCIFQEEDHEGHMGVTVSKDLLAVATIAINSNLAALGRLILPASEKLRFLANYIIRYFHVANIEPYVPNFKSAFDHFLPHPGGKPVLDEVERNLKISETQMEASRMTLYRFGNVSSSTVWYELAYTEAKGRVKRGDRVWQIAFGSGFKCTSLIWKAMRTVDSREKMNPWSDEIDEFPVVQPQSTGSFSFFFESFEPT from the exons ATGATTTCCCACGCCATATTTGTCCTCAGCTTCATGGAAAACCATCTGTTAATGCTCCTAACAAACCACCCGAAGCTTAATTTCATGCTCCAAGTAACACTGTGCCTAACCCTAATGGCCTTCATGTTAAACCTTTTCATGGCAAACCCTTGTCGGAAAGTCTACTTACTAGACTTCGCATGCTACAAACCAGCCAACTCTTTACAATGCACCAAAGAAATGTTCTTGGAGCGGTGCAGACGAGTCGGGAACTTCTCCGAGGACAGCCTggatttcattaaaaaaacgTTAGAGCGATCGGGACTGGGCGAATCCACATACTTACCTGAGGGATTGATGAGGTTTTACCCTCCGAATACCTGCATGGAAGAGGCGAGAAAAGAGGCCGAGATGGTGATGTTCGGAGCTGTGGACGAGTTACTAGCCAAGACTGGACTGAAGGGTAAGGAGATAGGGATAGTGGTGGTGAATTGCACTATCTTTAACCCGGTGCCATCTCTCTCTTCCATGATTGTGAATAGATACAAGCTTGGTGAGAATGTTTTGAGCTACAATCTTGGTGGGATGGGTTGCAGCGGCGGAGTCAGAGCCATATCCCTTGCCAAACACCTCCTTCAG GTGCACCATAACTCCTATGCACTAGTGCTGAGTACAGAGAACATCACCCCAAATTGCTACATGGGCCATGATCGATCCAAGATTCTTATCAACTGCCTGTTCCGTGTGGGCGCGGCCGCCATCCTCCTCTCCAACCGGCCTTCCGACCGCCGCTGCTCAAAGTACCAGCTCATCCACACCGTCGACACCCACACGGCAAGCTCCGACCGTTCCTACAACTGCATATTCCAAGAAGAGGACCATGAAGGCCACATGGGCGTCACCGTCAGCAAAGATCTCCTGGCCGTCGCCACCATAGCCATCAACTCCAACTTAGCCGCACTGGGCCGCCTGATCCTCCCGGCATCGGAAAAGCTCCGATTTCTTGCAAACTACATAATCCGATACTTCCACGTGGCAAACATCGAGCCGTACGTGCCAAATTTCAAGAGCGCGTTTGATCACTTTCTTCCCCATCCTGGTGGGAAGCCTGTACTGGACGAAGTGGAGAGAAACCTGAAAATAAGTGAGACCCAAATGGAAGCATCTAGAATGACACTGTATAGATTTGGAAATGTCTCCAGTAGTACAGTGTGGTATGAGCTAGCCTACACCGAGGCCAAGGGTAGGGTTAAGAGGGGTGATCGTGTGTGGCAGATTGCATTTGGGTCGGGGTTCAAGTGCACTAGTCTCATCTGGAAGGCGATGAGGACCGTTGATAGTCGGGAAAAAATGAATCCTTGGAGCGATGAGATTGATGAGTTTCCAGTGGTGCAGCCGCAGAGCACAGGATCATTCTCCTTCTTTTTTGAGTCGTTCGAACCAACATGA